In the Drosophila gunungcola strain Sukarami unplaced genomic scaffold, Dgunungcola_SK_2 000001F, whole genome shotgun sequence genome, one interval contains:
- the LOC128261822 gene encoding uncharacterized protein LOC128261822, with the protein MNRQTKEWSRARLCKPKDNLTTEAGNRERFVPSCELECTPISMARLIGWEYARIWLRDRDKFIQQRERAVKAKFIKNDFEWWLKLRKTPKKFCKVGA; encoded by the exons ATGAACAGGCAGACCAAAGAATGGTCTCGAGCTCGACTTTGTAAGCCCAAGGACAATCTTACAACCGAGGCGGGAAACCGGGAACGCTTTGTGCCATCTTGCGAACTTGAG TGCACCCCAATATCGATGGCTCGTCTAATTGGCTGGGAATACGCGCGGATTTGGCTACGCGATCGCGACAAATTTATCCAGCAGCGTGAACGCGCTGTCAAAGCTAAATTTATCAAGAACGACTTTGAGTGGTGGTTGAAGCTGCGCAAGACACCCAAGAAGTTCTGCAAAGTTGgggcataa
- the LOC128262943 gene encoding uncharacterized protein LOC128262943, with amino-acid sequence MPNFNGAIIVHTLQLLNSPATLREIIVTIAKNTELPQDELKAPVKQTLDMGHRMGYLQKLDGRYFLVPMTFDTLRTEMHALDREEMLEKPKIAKSKKKLVQKSPLLSEVEKKISKKTVKSAESLGNPIATKQIRKLGTPSLSSKYAD; translated from the exons atgcCTAACTTTAACGGGGCTATTATCGTGCACACTCTTCAGTTGCTGAACTCGCCGGCTACACTGCGAGAAATCATTGTGACCATAGCTAAGAACACAGAATTACCGCAGGATGAACTGAAGGCGCCCGTGAAACAAACCCTAGATATGGGACATCGAATGGGATACCTGCAGAAACTTGACG GTCGCTATTTTCTTGTGCCCATGACTTTCGACACACTAAGGACTGAGATGCATGCCCTGGACAGGGAAGAGATGTTAGAAAAGCCCAAGATAGCTAAATCCAAAAAGAAGTTGGTACAGAAAAGCCCCTTGCTGTCGGAGGTGGAGAAAAAAATCAGTAAGAAGACGGTAAAGTCAGCGGAATCTCTAGGAAACCCTATCGCAACTAAACAAATTCGAAAGCTGGGCACTCCCAGTTTATCATCCAAGTATGCTGATTAA
- the LOC128263482 gene encoding ecdysone-induced protein 74EF-like — protein MATAVLEVNESKLELVCDECDYYGSTDTIFIDNSTQTDGYDDDESELKPLKPRLSQIVEEDMEIEGAIKEEVEIQVETNGMQSDDNDDSDGKVAINGDESKEEEDILEKTLVKEHEPNVVEVPIVSDEDGEIDDVARLTGLALGMGYARIIDYDNLRIIEHVIESDDEDDNDETAACHDLVTFIGESYQVIERSGYSREPRAILPVVDNNNNNRSSEISTNGRGPISDRSRSGRKVQNGEQANQKASTSASAISSSRNSSTNNTTAATSTSSALIKAYKSNLTPLAPPFQPAALKAKQLQQSSLASGNMSSVTTTTTTALGYTAYEQTTVYYQQQIQQQQQQQQQQQQQQQQQQQLSPKQQQQQQQHCAQHAGLPHIHGAQLLPVQLITLQPNGVTAAAAAAAAAATAAAAAGATPAATAAGGATATSLTGAAWPLVEAPIYIDINGEYRSFCPAHGPPAVTAPNGAIAHHPQIHTHTHAHSHGHPHPHPHPHHAAQQQQQQQLHHHHQQHGQHQQHLTPAAVTNVNGNIAQAAAAAAAAATAPRLLLQLDAATVQQQQQQQQQQQIVAASKRSKVYRDSGSIIYLLIRFSLCTSYYPLKSPPPSLLFGTSCKSPPHR, from the coding sequence ATGGCAACTGCTGTCTTGGAGGTTAATGAAAGCAAGTTGGAGTTGGTATGCGATGAGTGCGACTATTATGGCTCAACAGACACGATATTTATCGATAACAGCACTCAAACTGATGGCTATGATGACGATGAATCGGAGCTTAAGCCCCTGAAACCTAGATTGAGTCAAATTGTTGAAGAGGATATGGAAATTGAAGGGGCAATTAAAGAGGAAGTTGAAATACAAGTGGAAACAAATGGAATGCAAAGCGATGATAATGACGACAGTGATGGAAAAGTTGCGATAAATGGTGACGAATCGAAGGAGGAAGAGGACATCTTAGAAAAAACTCTTGTAAAAGAACATGAGCCAAATGTTGTCGAGGTGCCAATTGTATCCGATGAAGACGGGGAAATCGATGATGTGGCCAGACTCACAGGTCTAGCTTTGGGTATGGGCTATGCCCGAATCATAGACTACGATAACTTGCGCATAATCGAACATGTTATCGAAAGCGATGATGAGGACGATAACGATGAGACTGCAGCCTGTCACGACTTGGTGACTTTCATAGGTGAAAGTTATCAGGTAATCGAAAGGTCAGGTTATAGTCGTGAACCGCGGGCAATTTTGCCGGTGGTggacaacaataataataatcgcaGCAGCGAAATATCCACAAATGGCCGTGGGCCCATCAGCGATAGATCGAGGTCCGGCCGCAAAGTGCAAAACGGAGAGCAAGCAAATCAAAAGGCCTCCACTAGTGCATCTgcaatcagcagcagcagaaacagcagcaCTAACAACACCACAGCGGCAACATCTACCAGCAGTGCATTGATAAAGGCCTATAAGTCGAATCTTACCCCATTGGCGCCACCCTTTCAGCCTGCTGCCTTGAAGGCCAAGCAACTGCAGCAGTCATCGCTGGCTAGCGGCAACATGTCGTCGGTTacgacgacaacaacaacggcctTGGGCTATACCGCCTACGAGCAGACAACGGTTTATTACCAGCAGCAAattcaacagcagcagcagcaacaacagcagcaacagcaacagcaacagcaacagcaacagttgtcacccaagcagcagcagcagcaacagcaacactgTGCTCAACATGCCGGCCTGCCGCATATTCATGGCGCCCAGCTACTGCCCGTGCAATTGATTACCTTGCAACCAAATGGAgtaacagcagcagctgcggcagccgcagcagcagcaacagcagcagcagccgccggaGCAACaccggcagcaacagcagcgggTGGTGCCACAGCAACATCTTTGACTGGCGCCGCTTGGCCACTTGTGGAGGCGCCAATTTACATCGACATCAATGGCGAATATCGCAGCTTTTGCCCGGCACATGGACCGCCGGCAGTGACAGCCCCAAATGGCGCCATTGCCCATCATCCCCAAATACACACTCATACCCATGCCCATTCACATggccatccccatccccatccccatccgcATCAcgcagcacagcagcaacagcaacagcagcttcatcatcaccatcagcAACATgggcagcatcagcaacatttgACGCCAGCGGCTGTGACAAATGTTAATGGAAACATTGcacaggcagcagcagcggcggccgcagcagcaacagcgccTAGATTGCTGCTGCAACTGGACGCAGCAACtgtccagcagcaacaacagcagcagcaacaacaacaaatcgTGGCCGCTAGCAAGCGTAGCAAAGTTTATCGAG